A genomic segment from Cumulibacter soli encodes:
- a CDS encoding amino acid ABC transporter permease, translating into MNDVLLNGNQYKLLIEASWVTVQLLLYSFAFGCVLALILAIARMSDIKWIRGIALVIVEFARGISSIILLFIIAIAIPYLSGIKQPPLMLLATIALGINMGGYGAEIIRGAIQSVSPGQTEAAISLNLSPLQRLRYVILPQAMRVILPPMGNLTIEILKGTALVSLVGVADIMQMSNNIRQQQLATGIGTLPMLLLNVLVLYFLIAQIINAIFRVAEWRVERRMRGNPALTDEEAAEAMTKLGLEPAR; encoded by the coding sequence ATGAATGACGTATTGCTTAATGGCAATCAGTACAAGCTGCTGATCGAGGCGTCCTGGGTGACCGTGCAGCTGCTGCTGTATTCATTTGCATTCGGGTGCGTGCTCGCGTTGATCCTCGCGATCGCGAGGATGTCCGATATCAAGTGGATCCGTGGGATCGCGCTCGTCATCGTTGAGTTTGCTCGCGGGATCTCCTCGATCATTCTGCTGTTCATCATCGCGATCGCGATCCCATATCTGTCAGGGATCAAGCAGCCACCGTTGATGCTGCTGGCGACGATCGCATTAGGAATCAACATGGGCGGGTACGGCGCGGAGATCATTCGCGGAGCAATTCAGTCGGTATCTCCCGGGCAGACAGAGGCCGCGATCTCGCTCAACCTCAGCCCGCTTCAGCGGCTGCGGTACGTGATCCTGCCTCAAGCGATGAGAGTAATCCTCCCGCCGATGGGTAACTTGACGATCGAGATCCTCAAAGGCACCGCATTGGTCAGCCTCGTGGGCGTCGCCGACATCATGCAAATGTCCAACAATATCCGGCAACAGCAGTTGGCTACCGGAATCGGAACGCTGCCGATGCTGCTGCTGAACGTGCTCGTGCTGTACTTCCTCATCGCCCAGATCATCAATGCGATCTTCCGGGTTGCCGAGTGGCGGGTCGAACGTCGGATGCGTGGCAATCCGGCGCTGACCGATGAGGAAGCTGCTGAGGCGATGACGAAGCTCGGACTGGAGCCCGCGCGATGA
- the ehuB gene encoding ectoine/hydroxyectoine ABC transporter substrate-binding protein EhuB, translated as MRTATRGTTRQGSIRTRLAAVAGVAVLTLGLTACGDDEGGGGDGDLPPKDETINVGLANEQPYAYMDENGEATGFSTEVATAVLNEMGYDDLEFQVVEFGDLISSLNAGQFDVIAAGMYLTPDRIKQAAFSDPDYCVPESFAVAAGNPHDIVDYQSFAENPDLTLAVASGTVEVDYAEAAGIPDEQLKSFSGIDQMYSALKAGEVDAASGTQATVEGHVAGNEDTMEAVEPFYPEAAEGNDPVVQPCGGYAFRLEDQAFRDAFNDQLNIFREDGTTAEIITQYEGFTDENIDMANSLTVDDFTG; from the coding sequence ATGAGGACTGCCACCCGTGGTACGACTCGACAGGGAAGCATCCGCACGAGGCTCGCGGCAGTCGCCGGTGTAGCAGTACTAACACTCGGGCTGACCGCGTGCGGGGACGACGAGGGCGGTGGCGGCGACGGCGACCTACCTCCGAAGGACGAAACAATCAATGTGGGCTTGGCCAATGAGCAGCCCTATGCCTACATGGATGAGAACGGCGAGGCGACTGGGTTCTCCACCGAGGTTGCGACCGCCGTTCTCAACGAAATGGGCTATGACGACCTCGAGTTTCAGGTTGTCGAGTTTGGTGACTTGATCAGCAGCTTGAACGCCGGACAGTTCGACGTAATCGCCGCGGGTATGTACTTGACGCCAGACCGCATCAAGCAGGCCGCGTTCTCCGACCCCGATTACTGCGTACCCGAATCGTTCGCCGTGGCAGCGGGTAATCCGCACGACATCGTCGACTACCAGTCGTTCGCAGAAAATCCGGATCTGACACTGGCCGTGGCCAGTGGAACGGTTGAGGTCGACTACGCCGAAGCTGCCGGAATCCCGGACGAGCAATTGAAGTCGTTCAGCGGTATCGACCAGATGTATTCCGCGCTCAAGGCCGGTGAGGTCGATGCGGCCAGCGGTACGCAGGCAACCGTCGAGGGACACGTGGCCGGCAACGAAGACACCATGGAGGCGGTCGAGCCGTTCTATCCGGAAGCCGCCGAAGGTAACGACCCGGTCGTCCAGCCGTGTGGCGGATACGCGTTCCGGCTGGAAGATCAAGCATTCCGCGATGCCTTCAACGACCAGTTGAACATCTTCCGGGAGGACGGCACCACCGCTGAGATCATCACGCAATACGAAGGTTTCACCGATGAGAATATCGACATGGCCAATTCGCTGACCGTGGACGACTTCACGGGCTGA
- a CDS encoding NAD(P)H-dependent flavin oxidoreductase, which produces MSHSFEGNRVVRDTGVRYPIFNAAVAAFSRASLSGAVSAAGGLGLMATNGDDLTGLQREYDQARSMSDNPLGLQMFLRMLKGQDRVEEVLDWVLQERTPLLVTCVGDPAPIAQRAHEVGVKHYHQVGSLKDAQRAVDAGVDGLIVEGAESGGLRSVRSPHLFTLLQQVRAAVDLPIIAAGGISDGYGMAGAFALGAEGILMGTRFMSSTESPVHANWKQAIADSAITHNIDTGMPGVRMRVADTELAASVLRGEVDTSSNPYGGPFQEAFDNGRLDLALVGCGESATLVEDIKPVSQIIDETVQVFWEQVDRIAALRG; this is translated from the coding sequence GTGTCCCATTCGTTCGAAGGCAACCGCGTCGTGCGTGACACGGGCGTCCGTTACCCAATCTTCAACGCCGCAGTAGCCGCGTTCTCCCGTGCATCACTGAGCGGTGCTGTATCGGCCGCCGGCGGACTGGGCCTAATGGCCACGAACGGCGATGACCTCACAGGGCTGCAGCGCGAGTATGACCAGGCCCGGTCGATGAGTGACAACCCGCTCGGATTGCAAATGTTTCTGCGCATGCTCAAGGGCCAAGATCGCGTCGAGGAGGTACTGGACTGGGTACTGCAGGAGCGGACGCCGCTGCTAGTCACCTGCGTAGGCGACCCGGCCCCGATTGCCCAGCGCGCCCACGAGGTAGGGGTAAAGCACTACCACCAGGTCGGCAGCCTCAAAGACGCACAACGCGCGGTGGACGCCGGCGTCGACGGGCTCATCGTCGAAGGCGCTGAAAGCGGCGGACTCCGCAGCGTCCGCTCACCCCACCTATTCACGCTGTTGCAGCAGGTGCGCGCTGCGGTCGACCTTCCGATCATCGCCGCCGGCGGGATCTCCGACGGCTACGGGATGGCGGGAGCATTCGCTCTTGGCGCCGAGGGCATCCTGATGGGTACCCGGTTCATGAGTTCAACCGAATCGCCGGTGCACGCCAACTGGAAACAGGCGATCGCGGACAGCGCGATCACTCACAACATCGACACCGGGATGCCCGGCGTCCGCATGCGCGTGGCCGACACCGAATTGGCGGCGTCCGTACTGCGCGGCGAGGTCGACACGAGCAGCAACCCGTACGGCGGCCCATTCCAGGAGGCATTTGACAATGGGCGTCTGGACCTCGCACTCGTCGGGTGCGGCGAGTCGGCAACGTTGGTCGAGGACATCAAACCGGTCAGCCAGATCATCGACGAGACAGTGCAGGTGTTCTGGGAACAGGTTGACCGGATCGCGGCGCTACGCGGCTAA
- a CDS encoding YchJ family protein: MRCPCGAGEYADCCEPLHDGARHEQTALELMRSRYCAYAVGNLNYVFRTWHPRSRPAQLEADDLEWVGLDIIDTQQGTADDSTGVVEFVAHYRYNGEPSFLRERSRFARRRERWVYVDAIDA, from the coding sequence ATGAGATGCCCGTGTGGGGCGGGGGAGTACGCCGACTGCTGCGAACCGCTACATGACGGTGCCCGGCACGAGCAGACCGCACTGGAACTGATGCGATCACGCTACTGTGCCTATGCGGTAGGCAACCTGAACTATGTCTTCCGCACGTGGCACCCGCGCTCGCGGCCCGCCCAACTCGAGGCTGACGACCTTGAGTGGGTTGGATTGGACATCATTGATACCCAGCAGGGGACCGCTGACGATTCGACCGGAGTCGTGGAGTTCGTCGCGCATTACCGGTATAACGGCGAACCATCTTTCCTGCGTGAACGATCACGATTCGCGCGGCGTCGTGAACGCTGGGTGTACGTCGACGCGATCGACGCTTGA
- the arfB gene encoding alternative ribosome rescue aminoacyl-tRNA hydrolase ArfB codes for MDDLWIPPCPGAPRGIAIPAAELHEVFSRSSGPGGQGVNTADSRVQLSLDITSTTALDDGQRMRVARLLAHRLNDGVLTITASEDRAQRRNRAIARDRLIELVRQGVAPDVPRRATKPTRGSQRRRLDGKRKRGDIKQARRRPDW; via the coding sequence ATGGATGATCTTTGGATACCGCCGTGTCCCGGCGCGCCTCGCGGGATCGCCATACCGGCCGCCGAGTTGCACGAAGTCTTCTCTCGCTCCTCAGGACCCGGCGGGCAGGGCGTCAACACCGCAGACTCTCGCGTTCAACTCAGCCTCGACATCACATCGACGACGGCGCTCGACGACGGACAGCGCATGCGCGTCGCGCGCCTGCTGGCGCATCGCCTCAACGACGGCGTCCTGACGATTACCGCATCCGAGGACCGCGCACAGCGACGCAACCGAGCCATCGCGCGTGACCGGCTCATCGAGCTAGTTCGCCAGGGTGTTGCCCCGGATGTGCCGCGACGCGCCACGAAACCTACCCGGGGTTCACAGCGCCGTCGTCTGGACGGAAAGCGCAAACGTGGCGATATCAAGCAGGCACGTCGTCGCCCCGACTGGTAA
- the arr gene encoding NAD(+)--rifampin ADP-ribosyltransferase, whose amino-acid sequence MNAPPDPGPFYHGTIADLHVGDEFTAGFPSNYRPEITMNHVYFTALRDGAGLAAEVAAELAEGTGTPRVYLVEPTGEFEDDPNVTDKKFPGNPTRSFRTAAPLRVLEEVTEWTRLTPEALEMWRERLATLRNSDAEIIN is encoded by the coding sequence ATGAACGCACCGCCGGATCCCGGCCCCTTCTATCACGGCACTATCGCCGACCTACACGTCGGCGACGAGTTCACCGCCGGATTTCCGTCGAACTACCGACCGGAGATCACCATGAATCACGTGTACTTCACCGCATTGCGCGACGGCGCAGGACTGGCGGCCGAGGTCGCCGCCGAACTCGCCGAGGGCACGGGAACGCCGCGGGTGTACCTCGTCGAGCCAACCGGAGAGTTCGAAGACGACCCCAATGTCACCGACAAGAAGTTTCCCGGAAATCCGACTCGCTCCTTCCGCACCGCGGCGCCGCTGCGCGTGCTTGAGGAGGTTACCGAGTGGACGCGCCTGACCCCTGAGGCGCTCGAGATGTGGCGCGAGCGCCTCGCAACGTTGCGCAACAGCGACGCAGAGATCATCAACTAA
- a CDS encoding SRPBCC domain-containing protein, which produces MSTRTEAHATFTLKRHYPVPVASVWRAFADLEHKRKWFGSPEFVEVERSEDFVVGGLAIDDGRHGPGGPLSQFRATYTDIVEHERIVYTYDMWLDGAHASTSITTIVFKSDGDGTNLTFTEQGVHLDGVHGPGPEAAAGREKGTAGLLDKIGEVLAAVS; this is translated from the coding sequence ATGAGTACACGCACTGAGGCCCACGCAACCTTCACCCTGAAGCGGCACTATCCCGTTCCGGTCGCTTCGGTGTGGCGGGCCTTCGCTGATCTGGAGCATAAGCGGAAATGGTTCGGCAGCCCTGAGTTCGTCGAAGTCGAACGAAGTGAGGATTTCGTCGTCGGGGGACTTGCGATCGATGATGGTCGCCATGGGCCCGGCGGTCCGCTTTCCCAATTTCGGGCGACGTACACCGACATCGTCGAGCACGAACGTATCGTCTACACCTACGACATGTGGCTGGACGGGGCCCATGCCTCGACGTCGATCACGACGATCGTGTTCAAGTCGGACGGCGACGGCACGAACCTGACGTTCACCGAACAGGGCGTGCATCTCGACGGCGTACACGGTCCGGGCCCCGAGGCCGCGGCCGGGCGCGAGAAGGGCACCGCGGGACTGCTCGACAAGATCGGCGAGGTGCTGGCCGCAGTTAGTTGA
- a CDS encoding ArsR/SmtB family transcription factor, producing the protein MGKCLPERLDRTFHALADATRRAMVERLVLGPASVSQLAEPFDFALPTIVKHLRVLEDAGIIASHKAGRVRTYQLAVDAMAGATEWIARQRMPHERALDRLGGLLAENDAE; encoded by the coding sequence ATGGGTAAGTGTTTACCTGAGCGCCTGGATCGGACATTCCACGCGCTCGCCGACGCAACGAGACGCGCAATGGTCGAGCGTTTGGTTCTGGGCCCGGCCTCGGTCAGTCAACTGGCCGAACCGTTCGATTTCGCGCTGCCGACGATCGTCAAGCACCTTCGGGTTCTCGAGGATGCCGGAATCATCGCGTCGCACAAGGCCGGGCGCGTGCGTACCTATCAGCTCGCGGTAGATGCGATGGCGGGCGCCACTGAGTGGATTGCGCGGCAACGGATGCCGCACGAACGCGCACTCGACCGACTCGGCGGGCTACTAGCCGAGAACGATGCCGAATAG
- a CDS encoding MDR family MFS transporter — protein MTTGRPSKQQATPTTPPTTDPFNRNVVMAVLISGAFVIILNQTLLNTALPAFMRDFGISANSAQWVTTIFMLINGIMIPVTAFLIQKFTTRALFLTAVGLFAVGTIVCAIAPTFAVLLVGRSIQAAGGGIIMPLMQTILFAIFPIHKRGSAMGTFGLVIAFAPAIGPSLSGWIVDHWPWQILFVMMLPIAVIDIVFAYFVLKNVTERTYPKLDVLSIILSSVGFGGILYGLGAAGDAGWSSAQVIGPIVVGVLTLIWFAQRQLALREPILELRVLKHPMFTLNTVLGMCVFMLMAGGMLILPLYMQNMNNFSAVESGLALLPGAIAMGLMSPVTGKLFDRFGAQWLAIAGFALAGGASYTLAFLSLDTSFAYIAIANAVRMLGVAMVMMPVTTAALNTLPQRLIPHGAALNNTLRQIAASVGTAALVTVMTETARDPKTYGVEGSIHGANIAFIVAAAIGLVGAVGSFFIRGSRPTPPGERLREVTSESAAAH, from the coding sequence GTGACCACAGGCCGACCCTCGAAGCAGCAAGCGACACCGACCACGCCGCCCACCACAGACCCGTTCAACCGCAATGTAGTGATGGCCGTGCTGATCTCCGGCGCGTTCGTCATCATTCTCAATCAGACCCTGCTGAACACCGCACTGCCAGCGTTCATGCGGGACTTCGGCATCAGCGCGAACTCAGCGCAGTGGGTCACCACGATCTTCATGCTGATCAACGGCATCATGATCCCGGTCACCGCGTTTCTGATTCAGAAGTTCACCACGCGCGCCCTGTTTCTTACGGCCGTCGGCCTGTTCGCCGTCGGGACCATCGTCTGCGCCATCGCGCCCACGTTCGCCGTACTCCTGGTGGGTCGATCAATCCAGGCCGCCGGCGGCGGCATCATCATGCCGCTGATGCAGACCATCCTGTTCGCTATCTTTCCGATCCACAAACGCGGCAGCGCGATGGGCACCTTCGGGCTGGTCATCGCGTTCGCGCCAGCGATAGGCCCCAGTCTCTCCGGCTGGATCGTCGACCATTGGCCGTGGCAAATCCTGTTCGTGATGATGCTGCCGATCGCTGTGATCGACATCGTGTTCGCCTACTTCGTGCTCAAGAACGTCACCGAGCGCACCTACCCGAAGCTCGACGTGCTGTCGATCATTCTGTCCTCGGTCGGATTCGGCGGAATCCTGTACGGGCTGGGCGCGGCCGGCGATGCCGGCTGGTCCAGCGCTCAGGTGATCGGCCCCATCGTCGTCGGTGTGCTGACCCTTATCTGGTTCGCGCAGCGACAGCTAGCGCTGCGCGAGCCGATCCTGGAATTACGGGTGCTGAAGCACCCGATGTTCACGTTGAACACCGTGCTGGGTATGTGCGTCTTCATGTTGATGGCGGGCGGCATGTTGATCCTGCCGCTGTACATGCAGAACATGAACAACTTCTCCGCGGTCGAGTCGGGGCTCGCGTTGCTGCCCGGCGCCATCGCGATGGGTTTGATGTCTCCGGTGACTGGCAAGCTCTTTGACCGGTTCGGCGCGCAATGGCTGGCCATCGCCGGGTTTGCGTTAGCCGGCGGGGCGTCGTACACGCTCGCGTTCCTGAGCCTGGACACGTCGTTTGCCTACATCGCGATCGCGAACGCTGTTCGCATGCTTGGTGTGGCGATGGTGATGATGCCGGTGACGACAGCTGCGCTTAATACGCTCCCACAGCGGCTCATTCCACATGGTGCCGCGCTGAACAACACACTGCGCCAGATCGCCGCATCTGTAGGGACGGCGGCGCTCGTGACCGTGATGACTGAAACCGCTCGCGATCCGAAGACGTACGGCGTCGAAGGGTCGATACACGGCGCCAACATCGCGTTTATCGTCGCTGCCGCCATCGGGCTTGTCGGGGCCGTAGGTTCGTTCTTCATTCGCGGTTCGCGCCCGACACCACCCGGAGAGCGACTTCGCGAAGTGACCAGCGAGTCAGCGGCCGCGCACTAG
- a CDS encoding VOC family protein, producing the protein MTAHFNHTIIASTNAEEMADFYRELLEADDAPSWGPFHNLTIGGGVLLQFATPPIEFPPQHYAYLLDDPHFDRAYATITAQQREHWADPQRTRPGDINHEHEGRGVYLLDPSGHYLELLTRPYL; encoded by the coding sequence ATGACAGCGCACTTCAATCACACGATCATCGCCTCGACGAACGCCGAGGAGATGGCTGACTTCTACCGCGAATTACTCGAGGCGGACGACGCCCCGTCGTGGGGACCATTCCACAACCTGACCATCGGGGGCGGCGTGCTCTTGCAGTTCGCGACCCCACCGATCGAGTTTCCACCTCAGCATTACGCGTACCTGCTTGATGACCCGCACTTCGATCGCGCCTACGCGACGATCACGGCGCAACAACGCGAGCACTGGGCCGATCCACAACGGACCCGCCCTGGCGACATCAACCATGAACACGAAGGCCGCGGGGTGTACCTGCTTGATCCGTCGGGACACTATCTGGAGTTGCTCACTCGGCCCTACCTCTGA
- a CDS encoding MerR family transcriptional regulator — MLSIGDFARLAGVSVRMLRHYDQLGLLTPAQVDPFTGYRRYTADQLPRANQLVALKDLGFRLEDVGALLDGNAKSRVGTLLRQRRAELAAQLAADHARLRVIEARLRLMEEDQTMPETTFVEQTLPALRLVQISVRITDMSQVEPEIGPMFDRVNAAIDAMGAHRTGPGVAHYLGDEDGMVAAAAEQIAGDGVPDGLEAYELAAVPRAVVSTYESPDLLGIQAAWQGLVSEVQRRGLQPTGACREIYLRTPYESDRWEISLQQPVR; from the coding sequence ATGTTGAGTATCGGAGACTTCGCCAGACTCGCCGGTGTATCGGTTCGGATGCTGCGTCACTACGACCAGTTAGGGCTGCTGACACCGGCTCAGGTAGACCCGTTCACCGGGTATCGCCGCTACACCGCCGATCAATTGCCTCGCGCCAATCAGTTGGTCGCGCTGAAAGACCTAGGCTTCCGCCTGGAGGACGTCGGGGCACTCTTGGACGGCAACGCCAAATCGCGTGTCGGGACGTTGTTGCGACAGCGTCGCGCCGAATTGGCAGCGCAGCTGGCTGCCGACCATGCACGGTTACGCGTGATCGAGGCGAGGCTCCGATTGATGGAGGAGGACCAGACAATGCCCGAAACTACATTCGTTGAACAGACACTGCCGGCGCTTCGACTGGTACAGATATCGGTCCGGATCACCGATATGAGCCAGGTCGAGCCGGAGATCGGCCCGATGTTCGATCGCGTCAATGCCGCGATCGACGCCATGGGAGCGCATCGAACTGGCCCAGGCGTCGCCCACTATCTTGGCGACGAGGACGGAATGGTTGCCGCGGCCGCGGAACAGATCGCCGGCGACGGCGTCCCGGATGGGCTAGAGGCCTACGAACTTGCGGCCGTGCCCCGCGCCGTGGTGAGTACGTACGAGTCGCCCGATTTGTTGGGCATCCAGGCTGCCTGGCAGGGCCTCGTCTCGGAGGTGCAACGCCGGGGGCTACAGCCGACGGGCGCATGTCGCGAGATCTACCTGCGCACGCCGTACGAGTCGGACCGATGGGAAATTTCGCTACAACAACCGGTGCGGTAG
- a CDS encoding aminoglycoside adenylyltransferase domain-containing protein, producing the protein MDASIRTVLSRILSTIPENVIGAYLYGSSTTTGLSVGSDIDLLVVTGRSLTSQERTSLTKVLLAISGWEGHARQFPDAAHRRPWDVTCVVAAESDPLQPAPWRDYQYGEWLRSEFVVGAVPRPQRDPDVVILLATALTSHRVLYGPPLNEVIDDVPAAQLRQAQLAVLPALIDGLRGDERNVLLTLARAYCTVQSGDVVPKPVAAEIAAQLVNDETADVLHLAAREYRGEVRVDWDREHDRVSRASGAMLDLIRQAADR; encoded by the coding sequence ATGGACGCATCGATTCGAACAGTGCTTAGTCGCATTCTGAGCACCATCCCGGAGAATGTCATCGGGGCATACCTGTATGGGTCGAGCACGACGACCGGGCTGAGCGTTGGCAGCGATATCGATCTGCTCGTGGTGACAGGTAGATCGCTGACTTCGCAAGAACGCACCTCCCTCACCAAGGTCCTCTTGGCGATCTCCGGGTGGGAGGGCCATGCGCGTCAGTTCCCCGATGCCGCGCATAGGCGACCTTGGGACGTGACGTGTGTTGTCGCGGCCGAGTCGGATCCGCTGCAGCCCGCACCTTGGCGTGATTATCAATATGGCGAGTGGCTGAGGAGTGAGTTCGTCGTCGGCGCCGTTCCCAGGCCACAACGAGACCCCGACGTGGTGATCCTGCTCGCGACTGCCTTGACCTCGCATCGCGTCCTGTACGGACCACCCCTGAACGAGGTGATAGATGACGTGCCCGCTGCGCAGTTGCGGCAGGCGCAGTTGGCGGTGCTACCCGCGCTTATTGATGGGCTGCGTGGGGACGAGCGAAACGTATTGCTCACCCTGGCCCGCGCCTACTGCACTGTCCAGAGCGGCGATGTCGTGCCCAAACCGGTTGCTGCCGAGATCGCTGCCCAACTAGTGAACGATGAGACGGCCGATGTGCTTCACTTGGCCGCCAGGGAGTATCGGGGCGAGGTCCGGGTGGACTGGGACCGTGAACACGACAGGGTTTCGCGGGCGTCCGGGGCGATGCTGGACCTCATTCGCCAGGCTGCGGACCGTTGA
- a CDS encoding TetR/AcrR family transcriptional regulator, with product MDQNLGLRERKKRATRDALSSAALRLAMQRGPENVRIDDIADAAGVSPRTYNNYFPSREHAIVAGVNADREERIAAAILAAAAGTALSDAVIDAVVEQYANATSQTERMMLMITASPVLRRRYAESVAMSEDVLANALLERVSAVDATAARVIAASVGAAARVAIEEWLATTDPSRSSDGLVVPTGSLADRLRASLVVLAPAIDAAVSD from the coding sequence ATGGACCAGAACCTCGGCCTGCGAGAACGCAAGAAGCGAGCAACTCGTGATGCGTTGAGTTCCGCGGCTCTGCGACTCGCGATGCAACGCGGGCCGGAGAATGTCCGCATCGACGACATCGCCGACGCCGCGGGGGTGTCGCCGAGGACCTACAACAACTATTTCCCCAGCCGCGAGCACGCCATCGTGGCGGGGGTCAACGCCGACCGCGAGGAACGTATCGCCGCCGCGATTCTCGCGGCCGCGGCTGGCACCGCCCTCTCCGACGCCGTTATCGACGCCGTCGTTGAGCAATACGCGAACGCGACCAGCCAGACAGAACGGATGATGCTGATGATCACCGCCAGTCCCGTCCTCCGGCGTCGCTACGCCGAGAGCGTCGCGATGAGCGAAGATGTCCTGGCGAACGCACTCCTCGAGCGGGTTAGCGCGGTGGACGCAACAGCCGCGCGGGTCATTGCCGCCAGCGTAGGAGCCGCGGCGCGGGTCGCGATCGAAGAGTGGCTGGCCACAACTGACCCGTCACGCTCGAGCGACGGTCTCGTCGTACCGACCGGTTCGTTGGCTGACCGACTGCGGGCATCGTTGGTTGTGCTCGCGCCGGCTATCGACGCAGCGGTATCGGACTAG
- a CDS encoding DUF1801 domain-containing protein, whose translation MSSKDEKNLNQVTDKIAQMDEPQRSLMQRVHEVIMTAAPTLKPRIWYGMPAYAESASTPALVTLRNDERLNLALTEKARFQPAGGADGALMPAAWYFESMDAETEKRIADIVRSVTG comes from the coding sequence ATGTCGTCGAAAGACGAGAAGAACCTCAACCAGGTCACCGACAAGATCGCCCAGATGGATGAGCCTCAGCGTTCACTCATGCAGCGCGTGCATGAGGTCATCATGACGGCCGCACCCACGCTCAAGCCGCGGATCTGGTACGGGATGCCGGCCTACGCCGAGTCGGCGAGCACTCCAGCGTTGGTGACCCTGCGTAACGATGAGCGCTTGAACCTCGCGCTCACCGAAAAAGCCCGCTTCCAGCCTGCCGGCGGCGCGGACGGCGCCCTGATGCCGGCCGCGTGGTACTTCGAGTCCATGGATGCTGAGACCGAGAAGCGCATCGCCGACATTGTTCGTTCGGTGACCGGCTAA
- a CDS encoding nuclear transport factor 2 family protein, which translates to MADDHELPTSPTLIAELYFACWSAGDPLPLRPVLAPDVTFDGALGSTRGPDEFLDGLAGMFAATTANEVLLRLASEQDVVTWSELTIADKAPMQVANWTHVKAGKISAVRVTFDPRPMLS; encoded by the coding sequence ATGGCTGATGATCATGAACTGCCCACGAGTCCCACGCTGATCGCCGAGCTCTACTTTGCATGTTGGTCTGCGGGCGACCCGCTGCCGCTGCGGCCGGTGCTCGCGCCCGACGTGACATTTGACGGGGCGCTCGGCTCCACGCGTGGCCCGGATGAATTCCTTGACGGCCTCGCTGGGATGTTTGCGGCGACAACCGCCAATGAGGTTCTCCTGCGGCTCGCCTCAGAACAGGACGTCGTGACGTGGTCGGAGTTGACGATCGCTGACAAGGCGCCGATGCAGGTCGCGAACTGGACGCACGTCAAGGCCGGAAAGATCTCCGCGGTCCGAGTCACATTCGACCCGAGACCGATGCTCTCGTAG